A stretch of the Sorangium aterium genome encodes the following:
- a CDS encoding DUF4406 domain-containing protein — MQPTQPLMILVAGPYRSGTGDDPVLIAANVRAMNDMAVRLFRAGHLPVLGEWFALPLIEHAGSRQIGDEIFNEIFHPVARRLVARCDACLRIGGPSKGADEMVELSRSMGKLVFFSFDEVPGRG, encoded by the coding sequence ATGCAACCCACCCAGCCCCTCATGATCCTCGTCGCCGGGCCCTATCGCTCCGGCACGGGCGATGATCCGGTCCTGATCGCGGCGAACGTTCGCGCGATGAACGACATGGCCGTGCGCCTGTTCCGGGCGGGCCACCTCCCCGTCCTCGGCGAATGGTTCGCGCTGCCGCTCATCGAGCACGCCGGGTCGCGGCAGATCGGAGACGAGATATTCAACGAGATCTTCCATCCTGTCGCCCGCCGGCTCGTCGCGCGCTGCGACGCTTGCCTGCGGATCGGCGGCCCCTCGAAGGGAGCCGACGAGATGGTCGAGCTGTCCCGCTCCATGGGCAAGCTGGTCTTCTTCAGCTTCGACGAGGTGCCGGGCCGCGGTTAG
- a CDS encoding cache domain-containing protein — protein MEDRRTARASADQNVRFRVLAPLVLALALLLSLYLVTTYRAFTSQREASLQQATETTTELLRRATEDNIATLGSLMSAITRDPLLEDAMRRQDREALLARGAPLLQELQARAGITHLYFHAPDRVNFLRVHQPYRFGDTISRVTLMEAERTGQPSVGNEQGPLGTYTLRYVMPWRSGDRLLGYIELGKEFQLVASSLREAHAMDVAILVDKKYVDRALWEPTAAEQRLPPWDTLPSIVAVFSTAQALPDELSARLARQGLDLDEPTVSVQADGRVLECTLLPIDDVRSLETAKLLVMRDVTGVAAAARAQLVAGCAAFAGVSGGLLAMFHVLLGRIQRDLRERSRLLTSAKECLEQEIEVRIVAQRELEGALGASAAASQAKTESLAQREEALCELQATKRALEQQLQTIERQRVTIRELSLPIVDVWDEILALSIVGPVDSERAADMMDGLLRRIVDAQARWIILDVTGLPAIDDEVAARLARVAKAVRLLGCDCIVTGISPHIARAFVALGVELGDIRPLRSLKDGIKHCMSARQAAALRSTLAT, from the coding sequence ATGGAGGATCGCAGGACGGCCCGCGCGAGCGCGGACCAGAACGTACGTTTCAGGGTGCTCGCCCCGCTGGTGCTCGCCCTGGCGCTGCTGCTCTCGCTCTATCTGGTGACGACCTACAGAGCGTTCACCTCGCAGCGCGAAGCGAGCCTCCAGCAGGCGACCGAGACCACGACGGAGCTCCTGCGGCGGGCGACCGAGGACAACATCGCGACCCTGGGCTCCCTCATGAGCGCCATCACGCGCGATCCCCTCCTCGAGGACGCGATGCGCCGCCAGGACCGCGAGGCGCTCCTCGCGCGGGGGGCACCGCTCCTCCAGGAGCTCCAGGCGCGCGCGGGGATCACGCACCTCTACTTTCATGCTCCCGACCGCGTGAACTTCCTGCGGGTTCACCAGCCTTACCGTTTCGGCGACACGATCTCTCGCGTCACGCTCATGGAAGCGGAGCGGACGGGACAGCCGAGCGTCGGCAACGAGCAGGGGCCCCTCGGCACGTATACCCTCCGGTACGTCATGCCGTGGCGCTCCGGGGATCGCCTCCTCGGCTACATCGAGCTCGGCAAGGAGTTCCAGCTCGTCGCCTCCTCGCTGCGCGAGGCCCACGCGATGGATGTCGCCATCCTCGTCGACAAGAAGTACGTGGATCGAGCGCTCTGGGAGCCGACCGCCGCGGAGCAGCGTCTGCCTCCGTGGGACACGCTCCCCTCCATCGTCGCCGTCTTCAGCACGGCGCAGGCGCTGCCCGACGAGCTCTCGGCGAGGCTGGCGCGGCAGGGCCTCGACCTCGACGAGCCGACCGTGTCCGTCCAGGCGGACGGGCGCGTCCTGGAGTGCACGCTGCTCCCGATCGACGACGTCCGGTCGCTCGAGACAGCGAAGCTGCTCGTGATGCGCGACGTGACGGGCGTCGCCGCCGCCGCGCGCGCGCAGCTCGTGGCCGGCTGCGCCGCGTTCGCCGGCGTGAGCGGCGGGCTGCTCGCGATGTTTCACGTCCTCCTCGGCCGCATCCAGCGGGATCTCCGGGAGCGATCGAGGCTGCTGACCAGCGCGAAGGAGTGTCTGGAGCAGGAGATCGAGGTGCGGATCGTCGCTCAGCGCGAGCTCGAGGGGGCGCTCGGCGCGTCGGCGGCCGCGTCCCAGGCGAAGACCGAGTCGCTCGCCCAGCGCGAGGAGGCGCTCTGCGAGCTGCAGGCCACCAAGCGCGCCCTCGAGCAGCAGCTCCAGACGATCGAGCGCCAGCGCGTCACCATCCGGGAGCTGTCGTTGCCCATCGTGGACGTGTGGGACGAGATCCTCGCGCTCTCGATCGTCGGGCCCGTGGACTCCGAGCGGGCGGCCGACATGATGGATGGCCTGCTCCGCCGGATCGTCGACGCGCAGGCCCGCTGGATCATCCTCGATGTGACGGGGCTGCCGGCCATCGACGACGAGGTCGCGGCGCGCCTCGCCCGGGTGGCCAAGGCCGTGCGGCTGCTCGGGTGCGACTGTATCGTGACGGGCATCAGCCCCCATATCGCGCGCGCGTTCGTCGCGCTCGGCGTCGAGCTCGGCGATATCCGGCCATTGCGCAGCTTGAAGGACGGCATCAAGCACTGCATGTCCGCCCGCCAGGCGGCCGCGCTCCGATCGACCCTGGCGACCTGA
- a CDS encoding glycoside hydrolase family 5 protein: protein MRIRRSHIFLCSFAALGLVGIACGGDGSTAATGGGLTGTGGAGSGTGAGTPTGSGVGAGTPTSSGVGAGTPTSSGVGAGTPTSSGVGAGEPTGSGVGGGSSNPDGKPTPDTDGSPKGKFRVNLSNGRITVDGTDTQIRGGNWFGLEGQDDTARPGAMELFIGSMFWADNSAKRTIEDTLKEIKSSGLKFNTVRLPIAPQTLVQGHPDGDYSIEDPRIRNNDPDKYPYANAYEAFTDFLKLADKNGVYVVLGMHSCSNHIGWRKGKLNDGPPWVDSDRENYEYKKDDYTCVDGEDAYNKDKWLADIRTMAQLPKKLNIKNVLGIDCFNEPWKYSWSEWADLAKECYDVIKSENDDIIAVVEGVSSSHQKPGASGLELDPEPFGTEGINPNWGENFYGQAAYPIQIPRDRLCFSPHTYGPAVFVQKHHVDQSKPECVGLEDDAAAEAKCQLVVNRNNAEAVATMEKGWDEHFGYLRAQNFCVLIGEFGGVKDWPKNELEPAAAQRWAHLPANARHDWEWQNIFVNYLKKRKMTDFLYWSINPESGDTGGLYGHKYTDANKDGWGTWTGLDTEKVQMLSGLQ, encoded by the coding sequence ATGAGAATCCGAAGAAGCCATATCTTCTTGTGTTCCTTCGCCGCCCTCGGTCTGGTGGGCATCGCCTGCGGCGGTGACGGCTCGACCGCGGCGACCGGGGGTGGGCTGACGGGGACCGGCGGAGCGGGCAGCGGCACCGGCGCGGGCACCCCGACGGGCAGCGGCGTCGGCGCGGGCACCCCGACGAGCAGCGGCGTCGGCGCGGGCACCCCGACGAGCAGCGGCGTCGGCGCGGGCACCCCGACGAGCAGCGGCGTCGGCGCGGGCGAGCCGACCGGCAGCGGCGTCGGCGGCGGGTCCTCCAACCCGGATGGGAAGCCCACGCCGGACACCGACGGCTCACCCAAGGGGAAGTTCCGCGTCAACCTTTCCAACGGCCGCATCACGGTCGACGGCACGGACACCCAGATTCGCGGTGGCAACTGGTTCGGGCTCGAGGGGCAGGACGACACGGCGCGCCCCGGCGCGATGGAGCTCTTCATCGGCTCCATGTTCTGGGCCGACAACTCGGCCAAGCGCACCATCGAAGACACGCTGAAGGAGATCAAGTCTTCCGGTCTCAAGTTCAACACGGTCCGGCTCCCGATCGCGCCGCAGACGCTGGTCCAGGGGCACCCGGACGGCGACTACAGCATCGAGGATCCCCGGATCCGGAACAACGATCCTGACAAGTACCCGTACGCCAACGCGTACGAGGCGTTCACGGACTTCCTCAAGCTGGCCGACAAGAACGGCGTCTATGTCGTCCTCGGCATGCACTCCTGCTCGAACCACATCGGGTGGCGCAAGGGCAAGCTGAACGACGGCCCGCCGTGGGTGGACAGCGACCGCGAGAACTACGAGTACAAGAAGGACGACTACACCTGCGTCGACGGCGAGGACGCCTACAACAAGGACAAGTGGCTCGCGGACATCCGCACGATGGCGCAGCTTCCCAAGAAGCTCAACATCAAGAACGTCCTCGGCATCGATTGCTTCAACGAGCCGTGGAAGTACTCCTGGTCCGAGTGGGCCGATCTGGCGAAGGAGTGCTACGACGTCATCAAGTCCGAGAACGACGACATCATCGCCGTGGTCGAGGGCGTGTCGAGCAGCCACCAGAAGCCGGGCGCCTCTGGCCTGGAGCTGGATCCGGAGCCCTTCGGCACCGAGGGCATCAACCCGAACTGGGGTGAGAACTTCTACGGGCAGGCGGCCTACCCGATCCAGATTCCCAGGGATCGCCTCTGCTTCTCGCCCCACACCTACGGGCCGGCCGTGTTCGTTCAGAAGCACCACGTCGATCAGTCGAAGCCCGAGTGCGTCGGGCTCGAGGACGACGCGGCCGCCGAGGCCAAGTGCCAGCTGGTCGTGAACCGGAACAACGCCGAGGCCGTCGCGACCATGGAAAAGGGCTGGGACGAGCACTTCGGGTACCTCCGCGCGCAGAACTTCTGCGTGCTCATCGGCGAGTTCGGCGGCGTGAAGGACTGGCCGAAGAACGAGCTGGAGCCGGCCGCGGCGCAGCGCTGGGCGCACCTCCCGGCCAACGCGCGCCACGACTGGGAGTGGCAGAACATCTTCGTGAACTACCTCAAGAAGCGGAAGATGACGGACTTCCTCTACTGGTCCATCAACCCCGAGTCGGGTGACACGGGCGGTCTCTATGGCCACAAGTACACCGACGCCAACAAGGACGGTTGGGGTACGTGGACGGGTCTGGACACCGAGAAGGTCCAGATGCTGAGCGGCCTCCAGTAA
- a CDS encoding TVP38/TMEM64 family protein codes for MLRSSDSTPPPGSARLPGATARPRRSWAGWAGFSGLLLLSILVPFFLFADSLEAAARRLLAAPPSPIATALVLGGLLAGDIVLPVPSSLVSTAAGGLLGFWRGTAVSWAGMMVGSGLGYLLGARAGAPALQQMVGEAELARLTRAAERHGRWFLLLFRGVPVLAEASLVFAGAGRMPWRAFVAVTALANLGISATYAAVGASAARLTSSLLLLAGMVLLPGLALLLARLPERWRRPVGEGEGRGRGGE; via the coding sequence ATGTTGCGATCGTCTGACTCGACCCCTCCTCCGGGGAGCGCCCGCCTCCCCGGCGCGACAGCGCGCCCCCGGCGCTCCTGGGCCGGGTGGGCCGGCTTCTCTGGCCTGCTCCTTCTGAGCATCCTCGTGCCGTTCTTCCTCTTCGCCGACAGCCTCGAGGCTGCGGCCCGAAGGCTGCTCGCGGCGCCGCCTTCGCCCATTGCGACGGCGCTCGTCCTCGGCGGATTGCTCGCCGGCGATATCGTCCTGCCGGTGCCATCGAGCCTGGTGAGCACGGCGGCGGGCGGGCTGCTCGGCTTCTGGCGCGGGACGGCTGTCTCGTGGGCAGGCATGATGGTGGGCTCGGGGCTGGGTTATCTGCTCGGCGCGCGCGCGGGCGCGCCGGCCTTGCAGCAGATGGTGGGCGAGGCGGAGCTCGCGCGCCTGACGCGGGCCGCCGAGCGTCACGGCCGCTGGTTCCTGCTCCTTTTCCGCGGCGTGCCCGTGCTCGCGGAGGCATCTCTCGTCTTCGCAGGCGCGGGCCGCATGCCCTGGCGCGCGTTCGTCGCGGTGACGGCCCTGGCCAACCTGGGCATCTCGGCGACCTATGCCGCGGTGGGCGCCTCGGCCGCGCGGCTCACCTCCTCCCTGCTGCTGCTCGCAGGGATGGTGCTTCTACCGGGGCTCGCGCTGCTCCTCGCCCGCCTGCCGGAGCGCTGGCGTAGACCGGTAGGAGAGGGCGAGGGCCGTGGGAGAGGAGGGGAGTAG
- a CDS encoding DUF4215 domain-containing protein, translating into MRPRSSWFGSTIFIMSCAALTASCSASRERPAGGGGTGGGGDNPTTTTGGDLGDGDTTGSGSDIGEGDSAFRCGDGGLTKDEACDDGNAVGDDGCAADCRSVELGWSCPLPGVACTRIARCGDGVVVFPELCDDGNTEAADGCSPTCKVEVGFKCSGNPSACTPTTCGDSTQEGAESCEDGNTMPFDGCSSSCQAEPDCSAGSCVSRCGDGLVLGEECDDGNNIDGDGCSATCKQEPGYTCAVPQPSGSMAVPVVFRDFKAAHADFEPKGPANSKPIFNMVGQRLDAQKKPTYMAAANSLVTSADSFAQWYHDVPGTNSTTATTLTLWDTGDGRFVNRWGEDGQQWTLLSTESEHYCGNVGNEINDEECTSSAQATPQCGDIHSEEFHSCEVRGGVYWARYIEETYDGNPLFFPVDDDPFTPAAERVAADIFPSYGGGNWMKEEGNPKHNFHFTSEIRYWFQYNAGEQYELDFTGDDDVWVFINDRLAVDVGGIHSAVNGRLVINANGGGRVTYATEEDDVIPQRNVDLGLMDGGVYQIAVFHAERQTAASTFKLTLQGFATARSECKPVCGDGVVSLGEECDDGVNDGGYGECAQDCKLGEYCGDGVVQAVEECDDGNNRDGDACGSGCRNLIPR; encoded by the coding sequence ATGCGTCCTCGATCTTCGTGGTTTGGTTCGACCATTTTCATCATGAGCTGCGCCGCCCTGACGGCGAGCTGCTCTGCGAGCCGCGAGCGTCCGGCAGGGGGCGGTGGCACCGGCGGCGGCGGGGACAACCCCACCACCACGACCGGCGGCGATCTCGGCGACGGCGACACCACGGGGAGCGGATCGGACATCGGCGAGGGCGACAGCGCGTTCCGTTGCGGCGACGGGGGCCTGACCAAGGACGAGGCGTGCGACGACGGGAACGCGGTGGGCGATGACGGCTGTGCCGCGGATTGCCGCTCGGTAGAGCTCGGCTGGTCGTGCCCGCTGCCCGGAGTCGCCTGCACGCGCATCGCCCGCTGCGGTGACGGCGTTGTGGTGTTCCCGGAGCTCTGCGACGACGGCAACACCGAGGCGGCCGACGGCTGCTCGCCGACCTGCAAGGTGGAGGTCGGCTTCAAGTGCAGCGGCAACCCGAGCGCCTGCACGCCGACGACCTGCGGCGACAGCACCCAGGAGGGCGCGGAGAGCTGTGAAGACGGCAACACGATGCCCTTCGACGGCTGCTCCTCGAGCTGCCAGGCCGAGCCCGATTGCTCCGCGGGCTCGTGCGTGTCCCGCTGCGGCGACGGCCTCGTGCTGGGCGAGGAGTGCGACGACGGCAACAACATCGACGGCGACGGCTGCTCCGCGACGTGCAAGCAGGAGCCGGGCTACACCTGCGCCGTTCCCCAGCCCTCGGGCTCGATGGCCGTGCCGGTCGTCTTCCGCGACTTCAAGGCGGCCCACGCCGACTTCGAGCCGAAGGGTCCCGCCAACAGCAAGCCGATCTTCAACATGGTCGGGCAGCGGCTCGACGCTCAGAAGAAGCCGACGTACATGGCCGCCGCCAATAGCCTGGTCACGAGCGCGGACAGCTTCGCCCAGTGGTACCACGACGTGCCCGGCACCAACAGCACCACGGCCACCACCCTCACGCTCTGGGACACCGGCGACGGCCGCTTCGTGAACCGCTGGGGCGAGGACGGCCAGCAGTGGACCCTGCTGTCCACGGAGAGCGAGCACTATTGCGGCAACGTGGGCAACGAGATCAACGACGAGGAGTGCACCTCGTCGGCCCAGGCCACCCCGCAGTGCGGCGACATCCACAGCGAGGAGTTCCACAGCTGCGAGGTGCGCGGCGGGGTCTACTGGGCGAGGTATATCGAGGAGACCTACGACGGGAACCCGCTGTTCTTCCCGGTCGACGACGATCCGTTCACCCCGGCGGCCGAGCGCGTCGCGGCCGACATCTTCCCGAGCTACGGCGGGGGCAACTGGATGAAGGAGGAGGGCAACCCGAAGCACAACTTCCATTTCACGAGCGAGATCCGCTACTGGTTCCAGTACAACGCGGGCGAGCAGTACGAGCTCGACTTCACCGGCGACGACGATGTGTGGGTGTTCATCAACGATCGCCTCGCGGTCGACGTCGGCGGCATCCACAGCGCCGTCAACGGGCGCCTCGTCATCAACGCCAACGGGGGAGGCAGGGTGACCTACGCGACGGAGGAAGACGACGTCATCCCGCAGCGGAACGTCGATCTCGGCCTGATGGACGGCGGCGTCTACCAGATCGCCGTGTTCCACGCCGAGCGCCAGACCGCGGCGTCGACGTTCAAGCTCACGCTGCAGGGCTTCGCGACGGCGCGGAGCGAGTGCAAGCCCGTCTGCGGCGACGGCGTCGTCAGCCTGGGCGAGGAGTGCGACGACGGGGTGAACGACGGCGGCTACGGCGAGTGCGCGCAGGACTGCAAGCTCGGCGAGTACTGCGGCGATGGCGTCGTCCAGGCCGTGGAGGAGTGCGACGACGGCAACAACCGCGACGGGGACGCCTGCGGCAGCGGCTGCCGCAACCTCATTCCGCGCTGA
- a CDS encoding hybrid sensor histidine kinase/response regulator, which produces MQAPTVLIVDHDEAQREEIRRTLEAAGLRVELAATIAESLRRAHRPPDLVLISVDLPDSERCELCQRLQATLGAAAIPVLHASRARAAVGQPSTLNSTCGSTCGSTYDCCRAGSRAWPIESRLLMTAVRALLDARAANVARAESDERFRAAFDQAAVGMAHVSLDDRLLRVNPKLCELLGYTVEEMMALRAQHLLHPDHAERALRHVHALCDGKIPSSTTEERCVRRDGSTLWVAVTRSLARDRAGAPLYVVEVVREIERRKRAEEARERALASERVARIRVELAEARVARLQTFTSELSRAATPAQVAEVVLSLGLAALYADAGYVALLAEDGVIEVLRAPGYPEDVVERLRRIPMSARLAAVDCIRTGQLLIFESLEAYKAAYPDAPVGDWAKTMICVPMTLGDVTIGVLGVTYRDACRISEEDRRFMTMLALQCAQALDRARLYEAEQRARRLREEALAIAAHDLRNPLSSIILAASLLERSAPADAAGQPIRNRARQIKRAAERTVEMLGELLDAAIIEAKGLKLDIQPCEAGSLVREVTEMLAPLAEEKRIRLHTLLPGSGLELRCDRGRMLQVLSNLVGNALKFTAEGREITIVAERQGPDVRLSVSDTGTGIRPEDIPRLFDRYWQGRAARCAGAGLGLYIAKGIVEAHGGQISVDSELGAGTTFSCTIPVAHGARGG; this is translated from the coding sequence ATGCAGGCACCTACCGTCCTGATCGTCGATCATGACGAGGCCCAACGAGAGGAGATCCGCCGCACGCTCGAGGCCGCTGGGCTCCGGGTCGAGCTCGCAGCGACGATCGCGGAGAGCCTGCGAAGAGCCCATCGACCGCCGGACCTGGTGCTCATCAGCGTCGATCTGCCGGACAGCGAGCGGTGCGAGCTCTGCCAGCGCCTCCAGGCGACGCTAGGCGCGGCGGCCATCCCGGTGCTGCACGCCAGCCGGGCCCGCGCGGCCGTCGGTCAGCCGTCGACCTTGAATTCGACGTGCGGCTCCACGTGCGGTTCCACGTATGATTGCTGTCGTGCCGGCTCGCGCGCATGGCCGATCGAGAGCCGGCTCCTGATGACGGCCGTCCGCGCTCTGCTCGACGCGCGCGCAGCGAACGTCGCGCGCGCCGAGAGCGACGAGCGGTTCCGCGCGGCCTTCGACCAGGCGGCGGTGGGGATGGCCCACGTCTCCCTGGATGACCGCTTGCTCCGCGTGAACCCGAAGCTCTGTGAGCTGCTCGGATACACCGTCGAGGAGATGATGGCGCTCCGCGCCCAGCATCTCCTGCATCCGGACCACGCGGAGAGGGCGCTCCGGCACGTCCATGCGCTGTGCGACGGGAAGATCCCCTCTTCCACCACCGAAGAGCGCTGCGTGCGGCGGGACGGGTCGACGCTCTGGGTCGCGGTCACGCGCTCGCTCGCTCGCGATCGCGCGGGGGCGCCGCTGTACGTCGTCGAGGTCGTGAGAGAGATCGAGCGCCGCAAGCGGGCCGAGGAGGCGCGGGAGCGGGCGCTCGCCAGCGAGCGCGTCGCGCGCATCCGGGTCGAGCTGGCGGAGGCGCGCGTCGCGCGCCTCCAGACGTTCACGTCCGAGCTCTCGCGCGCGGCGACGCCCGCGCAGGTGGCCGAGGTGGTCCTCTCGCTCGGGCTCGCCGCGCTCTACGCCGACGCGGGGTACGTCGCGCTCCTCGCGGAGGACGGCGTGATCGAGGTCCTCCGCGCGCCCGGCTACCCCGAGGACGTGGTCGAGCGCCTGCGCCGCATTCCCATGTCCGCGCGCCTGGCCGCCGTCGACTGCATCCGCACGGGTCAGCTGCTGATCTTCGAGTCGCTCGAGGCGTATAAGGCTGCCTATCCCGACGCGCCGGTAGGCGACTGGGCCAAGACCATGATCTGCGTCCCCATGACGCTGGGTGACGTGACCATCGGGGTGCTTGGGGTCACGTACCGCGACGCCTGTCGGATCAGCGAGGAGGATCGGCGCTTCATGACGATGCTCGCCCTGCAGTGCGCGCAGGCCCTGGACCGCGCGCGCCTCTACGAGGCCGAGCAGCGGGCGCGGCGGCTCCGCGAAGAGGCGCTGGCCATCGCGGCGCACGATCTCCGGAACCCGCTGTCGTCGATCATCCTGGCCGCGTCCCTGCTCGAGCGATCGGCCCCGGCGGACGCGGCGGGGCAGCCGATCCGCAATCGGGCGCGGCAGATCAAGCGCGCCGCGGAGCGCACCGTCGAGATGCTCGGCGAGCTCCTCGACGCCGCGATCATCGAGGCGAAGGGCCTGAAGCTGGACATCCAGCCGTGCGAGGCGGGCTCGCTCGTGCGCGAGGTCACCGAGATGCTCGCGCCGCTCGCCGAAGAGAAGCGGATCCGGCTCCACACCCTCCTTCCGGGGAGCGGCCTTGAGCTCCGCTGCGACCGTGGCCGCATGCTCCAGGTGCTGTCGAACCTCGTGGGCAACGCCCTGAAGTTCACCGCCGAAGGACGAGAGATCACGATCGTCGCGGAGCGCCAGGGGCCCGATGTCCGCCTGTCCGTCAGCGACACGGGCACGGGGATCCGGCCCGAAGACATCCCGCGCCTGTTCGATCGCTACTGGCAAGGGCGGGCGGCGCGCTGCGCTGGCGCGGGGCTCGGGCTGTACATCGCCAAGGGCATCGTCGAGGCGCACGGGGGGCAGATCTCGGTCGACAGCGAGCTCGGCGCGGGGACGACGTTCTCCTGCACGATCCCGGTCGCGCACGGAGCCCGAGGAGGCTAG
- a CDS encoding carboxypeptidase-like regulatory domain-containing protein, whose translation MQPPVLHHDTPRRWPLWCALAALALAAFLLLRPKHDAPRAALPEPATPSSTHQQKSGYGNRARWDRPAAPSDQAATEVPPIFGTVYDLSGTPVAGVTIAATTFDVAGNFPTTAASTESDERGRFELRAPNGTYNLVSNKEGYGPMLVVAHSGDDVALLIPRSGIVEGHVYNERKEPITQFTVDIVALFPDSTAAPAPLWSKRFDAADGAFRVDQVPGWPVFLRVTAADYAPVFSAPVHVGPDKTQNVELTLSRGCTLTGTVHDENGAPLAGIFLDAESRFTTGSSSQGSMDAASQAQSDLDGRFRLEHVPPGEILVRAYDGGYAATTAQVQVSPSRCDTLDPIQLKMSRGGSVAGVVRGSDGKPVAGAQIMASHRSIGFVNAVTDAEGRYRFEKLPAAVMRLELVAKSQHTVVYANVSEGQVVERDISLPADSSGEIRGRITSGGKPLRGVQVVVACNQGEPGLDMRHVTTSNDGTYRATGLPDGAYMVMVSSAVEGTSAVVRDGGVAQADLDVAGQPQPEDDPVAPAHFTGD comes from the coding sequence ATGCAACCGCCTGTCCTGCATCACGATACTCCCCGCCGATGGCCGCTCTGGTGCGCGCTGGCGGCGCTCGCTCTCGCCGCCTTCCTGCTCCTCCGCCCGAAGCACGACGCGCCGCGCGCCGCGCTGCCCGAGCCCGCCACCCCCTCATCAACGCATCAGCAAAAATCGGGCTACGGCAACCGTGCGCGATGGGATCGCCCTGCCGCGCCCTCGGACCAAGCAGCCACGGAGGTGCCGCCGATCTTCGGGACCGTCTACGACCTGAGCGGCACCCCGGTCGCCGGCGTTACGATCGCCGCGACGACCTTCGACGTCGCCGGCAATTTCCCCACGACGGCGGCCTCGACCGAGAGCGACGAGCGCGGGCGCTTCGAGCTCCGCGCCCCGAACGGAACCTACAACCTCGTCAGCAACAAGGAGGGATACGGCCCCATGCTCGTGGTCGCGCACAGCGGTGACGATGTCGCCCTGCTGATCCCGAGGAGCGGGATCGTCGAGGGGCATGTTTACAACGAGCGCAAGGAGCCGATAACGCAGTTCACCGTGGACATCGTCGCCCTGTTCCCCGACAGCACGGCAGCACCCGCGCCCCTCTGGTCGAAGCGCTTCGACGCGGCGGACGGGGCCTTCCGCGTGGATCAGGTCCCCGGCTGGCCGGTGTTCCTCAGGGTCACGGCGGCCGATTACGCTCCCGTCTTCTCAGCGCCCGTCCATGTCGGGCCCGACAAGACCCAGAATGTCGAGCTGACGCTCTCGCGCGGGTGCACGCTGACGGGGACGGTTCATGACGAGAACGGCGCACCGCTCGCCGGCATCTTCCTCGATGCGGAGTCGCGCTTCACCACGGGCTCGTCGAGCCAGGGGTCGATGGATGCCGCGAGCCAGGCCCAGAGCGACCTCGACGGGCGCTTTCGGCTGGAGCACGTCCCTCCCGGCGAGATCCTGGTCCGCGCGTACGACGGCGGCTATGCCGCGACGACGGCCCAGGTCCAGGTCTCGCCCTCGCGATGCGACACGCTCGACCCGATCCAGCTCAAGATGTCCAGGGGAGGCAGCGTCGCCGGCGTCGTGCGGGGGAGCGACGGCAAGCCTGTCGCCGGCGCGCAGATCATGGCATCTCACCGGAGCATCGGCTTCGTCAACGCGGTGACCGACGCCGAGGGGCGCTATCGCTTCGAGAAGCTCCCGGCGGCCGTCATGCGCCTCGAGCTGGTGGCGAAGTCGCAGCATACCGTGGTGTACGCCAACGTGAGTGAGGGGCAGGTCGTCGAGCGGGACATCTCTCTTCCCGCGGACAGCTCGGGCGAGATCCGCGGGCGCATCACCAGCGGCGGGAAGCCGCTCCGGGGTGTCCAGGTCGTGGTCGCGTGCAACCAGGGCGAGCCCGGGCTCGACATGCGCCACGTCACGACGAGCAACGACGGGACCTATCGGGCGACAGGGCTGCCGGATGGCGCTTACATGGTCATGGTCTCCTCGGCGGTCGAGGGCACCTCGGCCGTCGTTCGTGACGGCGGCGTCGCGCAGGCGGATCTGGACGTGGCCGGGCAGCCCCAGCCAGAGGATGACCCGGTGGCTCCGGCGCACTTCACCGGCGACTGA